One Azospirillum sp. TSA2s genomic region harbors:
- the pgsA gene encoding CDP-diacylglycerol--glycerol-3-phosphate 3-phosphatidyltransferase, whose translation MLTSLPNLLTLSRIAVIPLVVGLFYVPEAWAAYTACSLYAAACITDWFDGYLARAWAQESVIGKFLDPIADKLLVAATLIMLAGFHRLTGLSILPAVVILLREVLVSGLREYLAGLHVGVPVTWLAKWKTTIQMIALGFLIVGDYGPAELPVTFIGTVGLWIAAALTFYTGWDYMRAGLTHMMAEQPAKPGAARSARSAG comes from the coding sequence ATGCTGACCAGCCTGCCCAACCTGCTGACCCTGTCGCGAATCGCGGTGATCCCGCTGGTGGTCGGGCTGTTCTATGTGCCGGAGGCCTGGGCGGCCTATACCGCGTGCTCGCTCTATGCCGCCGCCTGCATCACCGACTGGTTCGACGGCTATCTGGCGCGGGCCTGGGCGCAGGAAAGCGTGATCGGCAAGTTCCTGGATCCCATCGCCGACAAGCTGCTGGTGGCGGCGACCCTCATCATGCTGGCGGGGTTCCACCGGCTGACCGGCCTGTCGATCCTGCCGGCGGTGGTGATCCTGCTGCGAGAAGTGCTGGTTTCGGGACTGCGCGAGTATCTGGCCGGGCTGCATGTCGGCGTGCCGGTAACCTGGCTGGCGAAATGGAAGACGACGATCCAGATGATCGCGCTGGGCTTCCTGATCGTCGGCGATTATGGTCCGGCGGAACTGCCGGTGACCTTCATCGGCACGGTCGGGCTGTGGATCGCCGCGGCTCTGACCTTCTACACCGGGTGGGATTACATGCGCGCCGGACTGACCCATATGATGGCCGAGCAGCCGGCGAAGCCCGGCGCCGCCCGTTCCGCCCGCAGCGCCGGTTGA
- the uvrC gene encoding excinuclease ABC subunit UvrC, which produces MSETHSSEPLVSSSDADAPVGEDVAARPKRRPADINRGVEIIREHLKTLPQTPGVYRMLAGDGAVLYVGKARNLKRRVTNYTQVGKLPVRLQRMVAETETMEFVNTHTEVEALLLESNLIKKLMPRYNVLLRDDKTFPHIMITRDHDYPQLTKHRGARGRDADYFGPFASAGAVNRTITALQRAFLLRNCADTVFASRTRPCLQYQIKRCTAPCVGRVSPAEYQAQVGQARAFLSGKSRDIQTEFADRMMAASDAMDFETAARYRDRIRALTAIQAHQDINVEGVVEDADVIAAYAEGGVTCIQVFFFRGGRNYGNRAYFPSHDKAAETEEVLAAFIAQFYENKAAPPLVLVSHALPELELLSEALAVRAGHKVELAEPKRGEKRRIVEHALTNAREAHGRRLAESSSQARLLEGVAAAFGMDGPPERVEVYDNSHIQGAHAIGAMIVAGPEGFIKNAYRKFNIREQGAAGDDFAMMREVLTRRFGRAVKEDPERSLGTWPDLVLIDGGLGQLNVALEVFAELGIDDVTLVGIAKGPDRDAGREHFFMENRPPFQMEPRDPVLYFLQRLRDEAHRFAIGTHRAKRTKAIGKSPIDEIAGIGPARKKALLHHFGSGAAVARAGLADLEAVEGINRTVAKKIYDHFHPDG; this is translated from the coding sequence ATGTCCGAAACGCATTCCTCAGAGCCCCTGGTTTCCTCTTCCGACGCCGATGCCCCGGTCGGCGAGGACGTTGCCGCGCGTCCGAAACGGCGGCCGGCCGACATCAACCGTGGCGTCGAGATCATTCGTGAGCATTTGAAGACCCTGCCGCAGACGCCGGGCGTCTACCGCATGCTGGCGGGTGACGGGGCGGTCCTGTATGTCGGCAAGGCGCGCAACCTGAAGCGCCGGGTGACGAACTACACCCAGGTCGGAAAGCTGCCGGTCAGGCTCCAGCGCATGGTCGCGGAGACCGAGACGATGGAGTTCGTCAACACCCACACCGAGGTGGAGGCGCTGCTTCTCGAATCGAACCTGATCAAGAAGCTGATGCCTCGGTACAACGTGCTGTTGCGGGACGACAAGACCTTTCCGCACATCATGATTACCAGGGACCACGACTATCCGCAGCTGACCAAGCACCGTGGCGCGCGCGGGCGCGATGCCGACTATTTCGGTCCTTTCGCTTCCGCCGGGGCGGTCAACCGGACGATCACGGCGCTGCAGCGCGCCTTTCTGCTGCGCAACTGCGCCGACACGGTGTTCGCCAGCCGCACCCGGCCCTGCCTGCAATACCAGATCAAGCGCTGCACCGCGCCCTGCGTCGGCCGCGTCAGCCCGGCGGAGTATCAGGCGCAGGTCGGTCAGGCCCGCGCCTTCCTGTCGGGCAAGAGCCGCGACATCCAGACGGAATTCGCCGACCGGATGATGGCCGCCTCCGACGCCATGGATTTCGAGACGGCGGCGCGCTACCGCGACCGTATCCGCGCGCTGACCGCGATCCAGGCCCACCAGGACATCAATGTCGAGGGGGTGGTGGAGGATGCCGACGTCATCGCCGCCTATGCCGAGGGCGGGGTGACCTGCATCCAGGTCTTCTTCTTCCGCGGCGGGCGCAACTACGGCAACCGCGCCTATTTCCCCAGCCATGACAAGGCGGCGGAGACCGAGGAGGTGCTGGCCGCCTTCATCGCCCAGTTCTATGAGAACAAGGCGGCGCCGCCGCTGGTGCTGGTCAGCCACGCCCTGCCGGAACTGGAGCTGCTGAGCGAGGCGCTGGCCGTGCGCGCCGGGCACAAGGTCGAACTGGCGGAGCCGAAGCGCGGCGAGAAGCGGCGGATCGTCGAACATGCGCTGACCAACGCGCGGGAGGCGCATGGGCGCCGGCTGGCCGAAAGCTCCAGCCAGGCGCGGCTGCTGGAGGGTGTGGCCGCCGCCTTCGGCATGGACGGACCGCCGGAGCGGGTCGAGGTCTACGACAACTCCCACATCCAGGGGGCGCATGCCATCGGCGCGATGATCGTCGCCGGGCCGGAGGGCTTCATCAAGAACGCCTACCGCAAGTTCAACATTCGCGAGCAGGGGGCGGCCGGCGACGACTTCGCCATGATGCGCGAGGTGCTGACCCGCCGATTCGGCCGGGCGGTGAAGGAGGATCCGGAACGCAGCCTGGGGACGTGGCCCGATCTGGTGCTGATCGACGGCGGTCTGGGACAGCTGAACGTCGCGCTGGAGGTGTTCGCGGAACTGGGCATCGACGACGTGACGCTGGTCGGCATCGCCAAGGGGCCGGACCGCGACGCCGGGCGTGAGCATTTCTTCATGGAGAACCGCCCGCCCTTCCAGATGGAGCCGCGCGACCCGGTGCTGTATTTCCTGCAGCGGCTGCGCGACGAGGCCCACCGCTTCGCCATCGGCACCCACCGGGCCAAGCGGACCAAGGCCATCGGCAAATCGCCGATCGACGAGATCGCCGGCATCGGTCCCGCCCGCAAGAAGGCTCTGCTGCATCACTTCGGCAGCGGGGCGGCGGTGGCGCGCGCCGGGCTGGCCGATTTGGAGGCGGTGGAAGGGATCAATCGCACGGTTGCGAAAAAGATATACGATCACTTCCATCCCGATGGTTAG
- a CDS encoding SDR family oxidoreductase, translating into MVEIKRKTALVTGAGKRIGRAIALDLAGQGWDVAVHYRSSRGEADAVVAEIERAGGRAMAFAADLDREAEVKTLVPAVTERLGPLTLLVNNASRFERDEMADVTRESWDAHMEANLRAPFVLSQDFASRLPEGERGLIVNIIDQRVWNPTPHFVSYTLSKMGLWALTRTMALALAPRIRVNGIGPGPTLRNDRQTEEEFAAQWDSTPLHRGTTPEEVCAAIRFLIAAPAMTGQMIALDGGEHLGWAQPAHGFVPNE; encoded by the coding sequence ATGGTCGAGATCAAGAGGAAGACGGCTCTGGTGACCGGGGCCGGCAAACGCATCGGGCGGGCCATCGCGCTCGATCTGGCGGGGCAGGGGTGGGACGTAGCCGTCCATTACCGAAGTTCCCGCGGGGAGGCCGATGCCGTCGTCGCGGAGATCGAGCGGGCGGGTGGTCGTGCCATGGCCTTCGCCGCCGATCTGGACCGCGAGGCGGAGGTGAAGACGCTGGTGCCGGCGGTGACGGAGCGGCTCGGTCCGCTGACCCTGCTGGTCAACAACGCCTCCCGCTTCGAACGCGACGAGATGGCCGACGTCACCCGCGAATCGTGGGATGCGCATATGGAGGCGAACCTGCGGGCGCCCTTCGTGCTGTCGCAGGATTTCGCGTCGCGGTTGCCGGAGGGGGAGCGCGGGCTGATCGTCAACATCATCGACCAGCGCGTTTGGAATCCGACGCCGCACTTCGTGTCCTACACCCTGTCGAAGATGGGGCTGTGGGCGCTGACCCGCACGATGGCGCTGGCGCTGGCCCCACGCATCCGCGTCAACGGCATCGGACCCGGTCCCACCCTGCGCAACGACCGTCAGACGGAAGAGGAGTTCGCCGCCCAGTGGGACTCGACCCCGCTGCATCGCGGCACCACGCCGGAGGAGGTCTGCGCCGCCATCCGCTTCCTGATCGCAGCCCCGGCGATGACCGGCCAGATGATCGCGCTGGACGGTGGGGAGCATCTGGGATGGGCGCAGCCGGCGCATGGCTTCGTGCCCAACGAATAG
- a CDS encoding RSP_7527 family protein translates to MNSNFNEVRDPRSYDEIILAARQMRADHLRDLFGKLRAGLFGARAGHGTALPSVR, encoded by the coding sequence ATGAACAGCAATTTCAACGAAGTCCGCGATCCCCGTTCCTACGACGAGATCATCCTGGCCGCCCGCCAGATGCGCGCCGATCATCTGCGCGACCTGTTCGGCAAGCTGCGCGCCGGCCTGTTCGGCGCCCGCGCCGGCCACGGCACCGCGCTGCCGAGCGTGCGCTGA
- a CDS encoding DUF983 domain-containing protein encodes MIAGTEAAPSKFLASFRGLIGCCPNCGRGRLLRNFLKPVDHCSACGEAYGHLRADDAPPWMTILIVGHIVIPALLFVEQNYEPPTWLHLAIWPALTLLLTLILLPRCKGLVLGLLWCTGAPGSERG; translated from the coding sequence ATGATCGCAGGAACCGAAGCGGCTCCGTCGAAGTTTCTCGCCTCTTTCCGCGGCTTGATCGGCTGCTGTCCCAATTGCGGGCGCGGCCGGCTGCTGCGGAACTTCCTGAAGCCGGTGGACCATTGCTCGGCCTGTGGGGAGGCTTATGGCCATCTGCGCGCCGACGACGCGCCGCCCTGGATGACCATCCTGATCGTCGGCCACATCGTCATCCCCGCCCTGCTGTTCGTCGAACAGAATTATGAGCCGCCGACCTGGTTGCATCTGGCGATCTGGCCGGCGCTGACCCTGCTGCTGACGCTGATTCTGCTGCCGCGCTGCAAGGGTCTGGTGCTGGGGCTTCTGTGGTGCACCGGCGCACCGGGGTCGGAACGCGGATAG
- a CDS encoding ABC transporter substrate-binding protein — protein MPFTRLLCAAAALAAFVGPIAMPVSAMAQTKTVAITAIVQHPALDATRDGVVEALKDAGFVQGQNLKVEYQSAQGNPATAAQIARQFAGSRPDVIVPISTPSAQAVAAATRDIPVVFTAVTDPVSAQLVKSMDKPGANITGLSDMAPVGEHVALIREILPQAKRIGVLYNPGEPNSIVLVKALKDEAAKAGLTVVEASVPKSSDAQQAVRSLVGKADAVYIPLDNTVVSALESVIAVGQQAKLPIFSADTDSVARGTIASIGFDYLQVGKQTGAIVARVLKGEKPGDIPVSLAKGTDLFVNPKSAAAMGVTLPDAVVKRATKVVGQ, from the coding sequence ATGCCCTTCACCCGCCTGTTGTGCGCTGCCGCTGCCCTCGCCGCCTTCGTCGGCCCGATCGCCATGCCGGTCTCGGCGATGGCGCAGACCAAGACCGTCGCCATCACCGCCATCGTCCAGCACCCGGCACTCGACGCGACGCGCGACGGCGTGGTGGAGGCGCTGAAGGACGCCGGCTTTGTCCAGGGCCAGAACCTGAAGGTCGAGTATCAAAGCGCGCAGGGCAACCCGGCCACCGCCGCCCAGATCGCCCGCCAGTTCGCCGGCTCCCGCCCCGACGTGATCGTTCCTATCTCGACCCCGTCGGCCCAGGCGGTGGCGGCCGCGACCCGCGACATCCCGGTGGTGTTCACCGCGGTGACCGATCCGGTGTCGGCCCAGCTGGTGAAGTCGATGGACAAGCCCGGCGCCAACATCACCGGCCTGTCCGACATGGCCCCGGTCGGCGAGCATGTCGCCCTGATCCGCGAAATCCTGCCCCAGGCCAAGCGCATCGGCGTGCTCTACAACCCAGGTGAGCCGAACTCCATCGTGCTGGTCAAGGCGCTGAAGGACGAGGCCGCCAAGGCCGGCCTGACCGTGGTCGAGGCCTCCGTGCCGAAATCGTCGGACGCACAGCAGGCGGTGCGCAGCCTCGTCGGCAAGGCCGATGCCGTCTACATCCCGCTCGACAACACCGTCGTCTCGGCACTGGAAAGCGTGATCGCCGTCGGCCAGCAGGCCAAGCTGCCGATCTTCTCCGCCGACACCGACAGCGTCGCCCGCGGCACCATCGCCTCGATCGGCTTCGACTATCTCCAGGTCGGCAAGCAGACCGGCGCCATCGTCGCCCGCGTCCTGAAGGGCGAGAAGCCCGGCGACATCCCGGTGTCGCTCGCCAAGGGCACCGACCTGTTCGTCAACCCGAAATCCGCCGCCGCCATGGGCGTCACCCTGCCCGACGCGGTGGTGAAGCGCGCGACGAAGGTGGTCGGGCAGTAA
- a CDS encoding ABC transporter permease encodes MTEIALFGAIEIGLVYALVAIGVYLSFRILDFPDLTVDGSFPLGAAVCAVLLIAGVNPWLASLAAALAGAAAGLVTATLNVRFKILHLLASILTMIALFSVNLRVMGRPNVALLMQDTVLTPFYGLGIPDHIVRPLVVGVIVAVVVLLLARFLSSEFGLAMRATGVNARMARAQGVDTDAHVYAGIALSNALTGLAGALFAQTNGFADVTTGIGTIVVGLAAVIVGETVLPARALALALVGCVAGSILYRLAVQLALSADSIGLQASDLNLVTAVLVAVALILPRLKAKASRSARVAK; translated from the coding sequence ATGACCGAAATCGCCCTCTTCGGCGCCATCGAGATCGGCCTCGTCTATGCGCTGGTCGCCATCGGCGTCTACCTGTCCTTCCGCATCCTGGACTTCCCCGACCTGACGGTAGACGGAAGCTTTCCGCTGGGGGCGGCCGTCTGCGCGGTGCTCTTGATCGCCGGGGTCAACCCCTGGCTCGCCAGCCTCGCCGCCGCACTCGCGGGTGCCGCGGCCGGTCTGGTGACGGCGACGCTGAACGTACGCTTCAAGATCCTGCATCTGCTCGCCAGCATCCTGACGATGATCGCCCTGTTCTCCGTCAACCTGCGGGTCATGGGGCGGCCGAACGTGGCTCTGCTGATGCAGGACACGGTGCTGACGCCCTTCTATGGGCTTGGCATCCCGGACCACATCGTCCGCCCGCTGGTGGTCGGCGTCATCGTCGCGGTCGTCGTGCTGCTGCTCGCCCGCTTCCTGTCCAGCGAGTTCGGGCTGGCGATGCGGGCGACCGGGGTGAATGCGCGGATGGCGCGGGCGCAGGGCGTCGACACCGACGCCCATGTCTATGCCGGCATCGCCCTGTCCAACGCCCTGACCGGTCTGGCCGGCGCCCTGTTCGCCCAGACCAACGGCTTCGCCGACGTCACCACCGGCATCGGCACCATCGTGGTTGGCCTCGCCGCCGTCATCGTCGGCGAGACGGTGCTGCCCGCCCGCGCCCTGGCTCTGGCGCTGGTCGGCTGCGTCGCCGGTTCGATCCTCTACCGCCTCGCGGTTCAGTTGGCGCTTTCGGCGGACTCCATTGGCTTGCAGGCCTCCGACCTCAATCTGGTGACCGCGGTGCTGGTCGCCGTCGCCCTGATCCTGCCGCGCCTGAAGGCCAAGGCTTCCCGCAGCGCACGAGTTGCCAAATGA
- a CDS encoding ABC transporter ATP-binding protein yields MIVVEDIHVTFGRGTPLEKHALRGVDLTIPEGEFVTVIGSNGAGKSTFLGSLAGDVLAEQGRISIDGTDVTRWDTPRRAGLVARVFQDPMAGSCAALTIEENMALAAARGRRRGLALALGSDRRRNFRDRIAALGLGLENRLHDRMGLLSGGQRQAVSLLMATLAGSKILLLDEHTAALDPATADFVLDLTRRIVRDNRLTTLMVTHSMRQALDYGDRTLMLHEGRVVLDVAGEERAGLDVPHLLALFAKQRGGVEISDDSLLIG; encoded by the coding sequence ATGATCGTCGTCGAGGACATCCACGTCACCTTCGGGCGCGGCACGCCGCTGGAAAAGCACGCGCTGCGCGGCGTCGACCTAACCATCCCGGAGGGGGAGTTCGTCACCGTCATCGGCTCCAACGGCGCCGGCAAGTCGACCTTCCTCGGTTCGCTGGCCGGCGACGTGCTGGCGGAGCAGGGGCGCATCTCCATCGACGGCACCGACGTCACCCGCTGGGACACGCCGCGCCGCGCCGGTCTGGTCGCCCGCGTCTTCCAGGACCCGATGGCCGGCAGCTGCGCCGCCCTGACCATCGAGGAGAACATGGCGCTGGCCGCCGCGCGCGGACGCCGCCGGGGCCTCGCGCTCGCTTTGGGCAGCGACCGCCGCAGGAACTTCCGCGACCGCATCGCGGCGCTGGGGCTGGGGCTGGAGAACCGGTTGCACGACCGCATGGGCCTGCTGTCCGGCGGGCAGCGTCAGGCGGTCAGCCTGCTGATGGCGACGCTGGCCGGCTCCAAGATCCTGCTGCTGGACGAGCACACCGCGGCGCTCGACCCTGCCACCGCCGATTTCGTGCTGGATCTTACCCGGCGCATCGTCCGCGACAACCGCCTGACCACGCTGATGGTCACCCATTCGATGCGGCAGGCGCTGGACTATGGCGACCGCACGCTGATGCTGCACGAGGGCCGCGTCGTGCTCGACGTGGCGGGCGAGGAGCGCGCCGGGCTGGATGTGCCGCACCTGCTGGCCTTGTTCGCCAAGCAGCGCGGCGGGGTGGAGATCAGCGACGACAGCCTGCTGATCGGCTAA